In Molothrus aeneus isolate 106 unplaced genomic scaffold, BPBGC_Maene_1.0 scaffold_460, whole genome shotgun sequence, the genomic stretch TCAAGATGCCCTCAAACCCTCTCAAGATGCCCTCAAACCTCTTGAGATGCCCTCAAACCCTCTCGAGACACCCCCAACCCTCTTGAGACACCCTCAAACCCCCTGCAGATGCCTTCAAACCTCTTGAGACACCCTCAAACCTCTAAAGATGCCCTCAAACCTCCCAGAGATGCCCTCAAACCCCCTGCAGATGCCCTCAAACCTCTTGAGACACCCTCAAACCTCTTGAGATGCCCTCAAACCCTCTCAAGATACCTCCAACCTCCTCAAGACACCCTCAAACCTCTAAAGATGCCCTCAAACCTCCCAGAGATGCCCTCAAACCTCTTGAGATGCCCTCAAACCCCCTTGAGATGCCCTCAAACCTCTTGAGATGCCCTCAAACCCCCTCGAGACACCCCCGAACCCTCCTCCGGAGACCCCACCTCAGCGGGGTCGAGGTCGGCGGGGACCTCGTAGGCCTTCTTGGCCTCGTCCAGGGCCTCGTGGAAGGAGGCGTCGGGCGAGTCGATGGTGACGGTGAGCACGGCGTCGTAGGCCAGGCGCAGCTTGGTGTTGTTGGCCAGCACGGGGTAGGGCACGCGGCGGTAGGGCAGCGCGAAGGTCAGCGCGTCGTACGGGATGAAGACGAAGGTGCCGTCGGTCATGCCCAGGTCCTCGGCCTTCTCCAGGAGGACCTTCTGCTCGCGGCCGCCCAGGAGCACCGAGTGCATGCACATCAGCACCACTGCGAGGGACACAGCGGGGACACGGCACCGTGGGGACggggcggcggtggcggcgcggGCTTGGGGTGACCGTCTGTGTTCGGCCGTGCTTCAGCTGTCCTGGTGTCCATCCGCCCGTCCGTCCATccgtctgtccatccatccatccgcccgtccgtccatccatccgtccatccatccatccatccatccatccatcatccatcatccatccatccatccatcatccatccatccatccatccgtccatccatccatccatccgtccatccatcatccatccatccatccatccatcatccatccatccatccatccgtccatccatcatccatccatccatccatcaatccatcatccatccatccatccatcatccatccatccatccatccatccatccatccatccatccgtccatccatcatccatccatccatccatccatccatccatcatccatccatccatccatccatccgtccatccatccatccatccatccatccatccatccatccatccatccatccatcatccatccatcatccatccatcatccatccatccatccatccatcatccatccatccatccatccatccatccatcatccatccatccatccatccatccgtccatccatccatccatccatccatccatccatccatccatccatccatccatccatcatccatccatcatccatcatccatccatccatccatccatccgtccatccatcatccatccatccatccatccatccatccatccatccgtctgtccgtccatccatccatccatccatccatccatccatccatccatccatccatccatccatccatccatccatcatccatccatcatccatccatcatccatccatcatccatccatccatccgtccatccatccatccatccatccatccatccatccatccatccatccatccatccatcatccatccatccacccatccgtccgtccgtccgtccatcatccatccatccgtccatccctCCATCTCTTCATCCCACCTCCACCTCCATCCCCACCTCCATCCCCAcctccatccccatctccatcccatctccatcccatctccatcccagctccatcccagctccatcccagctccatccctccatctctccacctccacctccatcccacctccatccccacctccatccccatctccacctccatccccatctccaCCTCCATCCCCATGTCCACCTCCACCTCCATCTCACCTTcacccccatctccatcccatctccacctccatctccatcccatctccatccccacctCCATCCCACCTTCATCCCGatctccatccctccatctccatctcatctccacctccacctccatCCCCACGcccacctccacctccacctcccCCCCCTCCTCACCTCTGACCCCGTCCGCCCTCTGGACCCTCCTCAGCgcctcctccgcctcctcctcctcctctccggccacagtgaccacagtgaccGGCAACCCTTTGGCCCTCAACTCCTTGGCCACCTCCTGCCCCGTGTCCACCCACAGGTCCTGCGGCGCGGCCACCACGGCCACGTGGGCCCAGCGGAAGTAGCGCAGCACGGCGTGCAGCACGGCGGCCGGAGCGGGCAGCGGCCGCAGCAGAGTGACCGCGGCTCCTCCGGCCGCTCCGGCCGCTCCGCACGTCCAGGACACCAAAGGTTTGTTCCAAGCGGCGGCCAAGAGTCCGGCGGCGCCGCAGGCGGCCGGGTTGAGAGGACCCACGATGGCGCTGGCGTAACGCTCGGCGCTGACCACTCCGGCCACGGCCTGGGGCGTGGAGCAGGGCTCGGACATCACCACGGAGTCCCACCAGTAGCCGGCGGTCAGCGCGGGGTCGCGGTTGAGCCGCGCCACGGCCAAACGCGAGGCCACGTCCGGCAGGGCCCGGGCCAGGACGGGGTCGCAGCTCCAGGGACCGAGGACGCCGACCTTGAAGGTGGCGGCCAAGGAGGGGACGGGGAcaacgaggaggaggaggaggaggaggaggaggaaggggtgGGTGGAGGGGGTGAAGatgggggagagggggaagcCACAGGAGGTGGCGCCGGCATAGGAGGTGGCAAAGCCGTGGGAGATGCCACCACCATGGGAGGTGGCAAAGCTGTGGGAGATGCCACCAGCATGGGAGGTGTCACCATCATGGGAGGTGTCACCATTGTGGGACGTGTCAAAGCCATGGGAGGTGTCACTGTGGGAGGTGTCACCACCGTGGGAGGTGTCAAAGCCGTGGGAGGTGTCACTGTGGGAGGTGGCACCATCACAGGCGATGTCACTGTTGGAGGTATCATCATGGTGGGTGTCACTGTCATGGGAGGTGTCACTGTTGGAGGTGCCACCACCATGGGAGGTGGCAAAGCCATGGGAGATGTCACCACCATGGGAGGTGTCAGTGTTGGAGGTGCCACCACCATGGGAGGTGGCAAAGCCATGGCAAGTGCCCAAGTCCTCAGAAATGTCATTGTGGGAGGTGTCAAAGCCATGGGAGATGCCACCACCATGGGAGGTGTCACTGTGGGAGGCGTCACCGTCGTGGGGGGTGGCACCATCATGGGAGATGTCCCTGTTGGAGATGCCACCATCATGGGAGACGTCATTGTGGGAGGTGCCACCACTGTCAGAGATGTCCCTGTTGGAGATGCCACCATGGGAGGTGCCACCACTGTGGGAGGTGCCACCACCACAAGAAATGTCCCTGTTGGAGATGCCACCATTGGAGATGCTGCCACCACGGGAGGTGCCACCACAGTGGCAGATGTCACCATTGCAGGTGTCACAGCTGGAGACGTCCATGTGGGAGGTGTCACCCTTAGAGGTGCCACCACCATGGGAGGTGCCACCATGGGGGGTCATGACGTGACAGGTGCCACCACCATGGAAAACGTCGTTGTGGCTGGTGTCACCACGGGAGATGCCACCACTGGAGATGCCACCACTGGAAATGTCACCACGGGAGATGCCACCACTGGAGATGCCACCACTGGAGATGCCACCACGGGATGTGTTGTCACTTTTGGAGGTGCCACCATGGGAGATGTCACCATGAGAGGAGCCACCACCGTGGCAAGTGTCATCGCCATGAGAATTGTCACCGTGGGAGGTGTCACCTCTGCAGGCGCCACCATGGGAGATGATGCCATGAGAGGAACCACCACCATGGGAGATGTCCCTGTGGGAGATGATGCTATGGGAGATGCCACCATGGGAGATGCCACCATTGGAAATGTCACCATGAGAGATGATGTCATGGGAGATGCCACCACTGCTGGAGGTGCCATCACTGTTGGAGACGTCACTGTAGGAAATGTCCCTGTGGGAGATGATGCCATGGGAGATGCCACCATGATAGATGCCACCACTGATGGAGATGTCCCCATGGGAGGTGCCACCACTGATGGAGATGTCCCTGTGGGAAATGTCACTGTGGGAAGTGATGCCACCATGGGAGATGCCACCAATGCTGGAGACGTCACTGTAGGAAATGTCACCATGGTAGATGCCACCATTGGAGATGCCACCATGGCAGGTGTCACCACTCCTGGAGACGTCCCTGTGGAAGATGCCACCATTGGAAATGTCCCTGCGGGAGATGCCACCACGGGAGAAGATGTCACCATGGGAGATGGCACCACTGTCAGAGATGTCTCTGGTGCAGGTGCCACCATGGGAGATGCCACCATGGGAGGTGATGTCATGGGAGATGCCACCACTGCTGGAGATGTCCCCATTGCAGGTGCCACCACCGTAGGAGCTGAAGCCGTGGGAGATGCCACCATGGGAGATGCCACCATTGGAAATGTCCCCGTGGGAGGTGCCACCACTGCTGGAGATGTCCCTGGTGCAGGTGCCACTATGGGAGATGTCACCATTGGAAATGTCCCTGTGGGAGATGCCACCATGGGAGAAGATGTCATGGGAGATGCCACCA encodes the following:
- the LOC136570963 gene encoding retinal guanylyl cyclase 1-like, translating into MRPRGGGAADAAHPGGAGTSHGGGSGTSHGDISNGDISNGDISNGDISNGGICDGDISNGDISHGDISHGDISNGGICDGDISNGDISHGDISNGGICDGDISHGDISNGGTSRGDISNGDISHGDISHGDISNGGISHGFSFYGGGTCNRDISNRDTSSRDISSSGGISHDIFSHGGISHRDISNGDISHSGTCTRDISSSGGTSHGDISNGGISHGGISHGFSSYGGGTCNGDISSSGGISHDITSHGGISHGGTCTRDISDSGAISHGDIFSRGGISRRDISNGGIFHRDVSRSGDTCHGGISNGGIYHGDISYSDVSSIGGISHGGITSHSDISHRDISISGGTSHGDISISGGIYHGGISHGIISHRDISYSDVSNSDGTSSSGGISHDIISHGDISNGGISHGGISHSIISHRDISHGGGSSHGIISHGGACRGDTSHGDNSHGDDTCHGGGSSHGDISHGGTSKSDNTSRGGISSGGISSGGISRGDISSGGISSGGISRGDTSHNDVFHGGGTCHVMTPHGGTSHGGGTSKGDTSHMDVSSCDTCNGDICHCGGTSRGGSISNGGISNRDISCGGGTSHSGGTSHGGISNRDISDSGGTSHNDVSHDGGISNRDISHDGATPHDGDASHSDTSHGGGISHGFDTSHNDISEDLGTCHGFATSHGGGTSNTDTSHGGDISHGFATSHGGGTSNSDTSHDSDTHHDDTSNSDIACDGATSHSDTSHGFDTSHGGDTSHSDTSHGFDTSHNGDTSHDGDTSHAGGISHSFATSHGGGISHGFATSYAGATSCGFPLSPIFTPSTHPFLLLLLLLLLVVPVPSLAATFKVGVLGPWSCDPVLARALPDVASRLAVARLNRDPALTAGYWWDSVVMSEPCSTPQAVAGVVSAERYASAIVGPLNPAACGAAGLLAAAWNKPLVSWTCGAAGAAGGAAVTLLRPLPAPAAVLHAVLRYFRWAHVAVVAAPQDLWVDTGQEVAKELRAKGLPVTVVTVAGEEEEEAEEALRRVQRADGVRVVLMCMHSVLLGGREQKVLLEKAEDLGMTDGTFVFIPYDALTFALPYRRVPYPVLANNTKLRLAYDAVLTVTIDSPDASFHEALDEAKKAYEVPADLDPAEVHPLFSTIYNSIYFLATAVEAARRSGRWVMGTSVADHARDFQLQGFCQTFTVDQDGAVSVPYVVLDTDGKGHHLWAVYGLEPGTRGLSYRSHSPHWPHSSSPATDAGCWFDSGAICNGGMDASFVFFLFLLIAALGAAGAALACHIRRRILQAQLMKGPNKIILTMEDLTFINTQSSKQVDSSQASLAGQSGGGDTKSGPGSATPGPDTTNVAVAEDNAAAKGSSNLPLLLLLFNQQGLVASVQGDWVWLKKFPGDQHTEVKPATKLTFCKLRDLRHENVNLFLGFFHDCGIFAIVSEHCSRGSLEDLLRNEDMKLDWMFKSSLLIDLIKGVRYLHHRDVVHGRLKSRNCVVDGRFVLKVTDHGYNQLLEAQRVPAPPPQPHERLWTAPELLRDEALERRGSFRGDVYGIGIIMQEVICRSPPYCMLGLPPEEIIEKVQRPPPLCRPAVSADQAPLECIHLMKECWSEQPEKRPTIDQVFDQFKGINKGRKTNIIDSMLRMLEQYSSNLEDLIRERTEELEIEKQKTDKLLTQMLPPSVAEALKMGTPVEPEYFEEVTLYFSDIVGFTTISAMSEPIEVVDLLNDLYTLFDAIIGSHDVYKVETIGDAYMVASGLPKRNGNRHAGEIANMSLDILSSVGTFKMRHMPEVPVRIRIGLHSGPCVAGVVGLTMPRYCLFGDTVNTASRMESTGLPYRIHVNQRTVAILLSLQEGFKVDIRGKTELKGKGVEDTYWLVGREGFTKPIPTPPDLLPGASNHGISLDEIPAERRRKLEKARPGQVLK